The following are encoded in a window of Pseudoalteromonas sp. MM1 genomic DNA:
- a CDS encoding spermidine synthase, producing the protein MLKYLLLAASVFSGAAFSNAIHEERSLYRNIIVDETRDLRCLKFNTKSSQTSQSCMYKNDPDKLVFNYTKLTFASLLVTQSPKNVLIIGLGGGTLSNVIHELYPAAKIHNVEIDPAVLKVARDYFNFIETDNVTSSVQDGRIFIKRAAIKKQKYDWIILDAFNGDYIPEHLLTKEFFEEVKSVLAEGGVIAANTFSSSKLYEHESATYHSVFGDFINVSRPNRSNRIILAGVKAMPTQAQLNERINALAPRLKKYDVDIKAISTYMQSTKNNQNWPANTKILTDQYSPANLLNF; encoded by the coding sequence ATGCTTAAATACTTACTTTTAGCTGCCAGTGTGTTTTCAGGTGCAGCGTTTAGTAATGCAATACACGAAGAGCGCTCCTTGTATCGCAATATTATTGTTGATGAAACACGCGACTTACGCTGCTTAAAATTTAATACAAAAAGTAGCCAAACCAGCCAAAGCTGCATGTATAAAAACGACCCTGACAAACTGGTTTTTAACTACACCAAGCTTACGTTTGCCAGTCTTTTAGTAACACAAAGTCCCAAAAACGTGCTTATTATAGGACTAGGTGGCGGGACACTTTCTAATGTAATTCATGAGCTTTACCCTGCGGCTAAAATTCATAATGTTGAAATAGATCCAGCCGTTTTAAAAGTAGCTCGCGATTACTTTAATTTTATAGAAACCGACAACGTTACATCAAGCGTGCAAGACGGCCGTATATTTATAAAACGCGCCGCTATTAAAAAGCAAAAGTACGACTGGATCATTCTTGATGCATTTAATGGTGACTACATTCCAGAGCATTTGCTTACTAAAGAGTTTTTTGAAGAGGTTAAAAGTGTACTTGCCGAAGGCGGTGTTATTGCAGCTAATACGTTTTCGAGCAGCAAATTATACGAGCATGAGTCGGCAACCTACCATAGTGTATTTGGCGACTTTATAAACGTAAGCCGCCCTAATCGCTCTAACCGTATTATTTTAGCAGGCGTTAAAGCCATGCCAACGCAGGCGCAGCTTAACGAACGCATTAACGCCCTTGCGCCACGTTTAAAAAAATACGATGTAGATATAAAAGCAATTAGTACCTATATGCAAAGCACCAAAAACAACCAAAACTGGCCAGCAAATACCAAAATACTAACCGATCAATACTCCCCCGCTAACCTTCTTAATTTTTAA
- a CDS encoding MarR family transcriptional regulator, translating into MTTQKPFHETLDLTLIGNMGRVHRLCREAVTIAVEPLGLTQSRWTALMHIDMHGEGLTQLELANSLGIEMPSLTRTLKQLEEQCLITRKVDEHDKRSKKIYFTKQGGTVLQSLNEKLIDIKSQLYSGLSTGQLDALAHGIVEIEKNALNCIQNQVKG; encoded by the coding sequence ATGACTACTCAAAAACCTTTTCACGAAACGCTCGATTTAACCTTAATTGGTAATATGGGCCGCGTTCATAGGTTATGCCGTGAAGCGGTTACTATCGCAGTAGAGCCATTAGGGCTTACGCAATCGCGCTGGACCGCACTTATGCATATAGATATGCATGGCGAAGGATTAACTCAACTTGAACTTGCCAATAGCCTAGGTATAGAAATGCCTTCACTTACCCGTACATTAAAGCAGCTAGAAGAGCAGTGTTTAATTACCCGCAAAGTTGATGAGCACGATAAACGCAGCAAAAAAATCTATTTTACCAAGCAAGGCGGCACTGTTTTACAGTCGCTAAACGAAAAACTCATTGATATTAAAAGCCAACTTTATAGCGGCCTAAGCACTGGGCAGCTCGACGCACTCGCGCATGGCATAGTTGAAATAGAAAAAAACGCACTAAACTGTATTCAAAACCAAGTTAAAGGGTAA
- a CDS encoding HlyD family secretion protein, with protein sequence MTPDQKFTRYVRLSLATFVVIFVYYLIADMFMPVTPQARVYHPVVQIAPQISGRVTKVLVNNNQTVKAGDVLFEIDSGPYKLALEQAQLALDDAKLQNKRLDTNVKALEAQISAAKAKLHEQQLLNNRGEALFKQRSISEQELESIKANFEASKSDVASLQAQLAEAVLARGESGAQNLALRHAANQLAQAELNLSYTQVRALSAGVVSNLQLLDGAYAVTGSPLLAIVANKADLVADFREKSLRNMKPGSLARVVFDSRPGEVYNAHISTFEAGVSDGQLSANGSLSSTETSNRWVRDAQRQRIHLVMPDNAKLIANMPSGARATVQLLPESTIGQWLASAQIRFISWLHYIY encoded by the coding sequence ATGACCCCGGATCAAAAATTTACACGTTATGTAAGGCTCTCGTTAGCGACGTTTGTAGTTATATTTGTATATTATTTAATTGCCGATATGTTTATGCCGGTAACGCCACAGGCACGGGTTTATCACCCTGTTGTGCAAATAGCACCGCAAATAAGTGGCCGTGTGACTAAGGTGTTGGTTAATAATAATCAAACCGTAAAGGCTGGCGATGTATTGTTTGAAATAGACTCAGGCCCTTATAAATTAGCGCTCGAACAAGCACAGCTCGCCCTTGACGATGCCAAATTACAAAATAAACGCCTAGATACCAATGTAAAAGCTCTTGAGGCGCAAATTTCGGCTGCCAAAGCTAAGCTGCACGAACAGCAATTACTTAATAATCGTGGCGAAGCATTATTTAAGCAACGCTCTATCTCTGAACAAGAGCTTGAAAGCATTAAAGCTAACTTTGAAGCCAGTAAGTCAGATGTTGCCTCATTACAGGCGCAATTAGCTGAGGCAGTACTTGCCCGTGGCGAAAGCGGTGCGCAAAATTTAGCGCTTCGCCACGCTGCAAACCAATTAGCACAGGCCGAGCTTAACTTATCGTACACCCAAGTAAGAGCGCTAAGTGCGGGTGTGGTGTCTAACTTGCAACTACTTGATGGTGCGTATGCGGTAACAGGTAGCCCACTTTTAGCTATTGTGGCAAACAAAGCCGATTTAGTGGCTGATTTTAGAGAAAAGTCATTACGCAATATGAAACCGGGCAGCTTGGCTCGTGTTGTGTTTGATAGCCGCCCAGGTGAGGTTTACAACGCACATATAAGTACATTTGAGGCTGGTGTTAGCGATGGGCAACTCAGTGCTAATGGCTCGCTTAGTAGTACTGAAACAAGTAACCGTTGGGTACGCGATGCGCAGCGTCAGCGTATCCATTTAGTGATGCCAGATAACGCCAAATTAATTGCTAATATGCCAAGTGGCGCACGTGCAACAGTGCAACTACTGCCTGAGTCTACAATTGGGCAGTGGCTAGCGTCTGCTCAAATTAGGTTTATTAGTTGGTTACACTACATTTATTAA
- a CDS encoding DUF2955 domain-containing protein, producing MSKVVSQAPQLDSNGLRQALRIAGGCTIGFTISKLMNWPYGIFFTVYPMLLLGLVPVLNKSIVRQFLASAAISIPMVLVMQGLFSHLPVLMTIIVFLAFCFLFYQMSSGAAFLFGALGVVGLSIQLHFSSYVTGTSSVYPLILSNGLATLLSTAIAFAMHGIFPDVTARAVRAVPAKEKESIRHEVLLCATVATLSFVVFQVLDLQDSISAQASSVLILFSLCWKAAGMAGWQRAIGTLIGCNAALLAQVLLYNHTDFLLFPVLILWTLSFVFSRFHIIGGGAPGIGFGVLTTFGILFGNSLGPGQDLVYSALYRFSSVAVAIVASLSAVYVMHHILNRFSATRHHTYE from the coding sequence ATGAGCAAAGTTGTAAGCCAAGCGCCGCAATTAGACTCAAACGGTTTACGCCAAGCGTTGCGTATAGCCGGTGGCTGTACCATAGGGTTTACTATTAGTAAGTTAATGAACTGGCCTTACGGTATATTTTTTACAGTGTACCCCATGCTGTTACTTGGTTTAGTGCCGGTATTAAATAAAAGCATAGTGCGCCAGTTTTTAGCCAGTGCTGCAATTAGTATTCCTATGGTGTTAGTTATGCAGGGCTTGTTTTCGCATTTACCTGTTTTAATGACCATTATTGTATTTTTAGCGTTTTGTTTTTTGTTTTATCAAATGAGCTCAGGCGCGGCTTTTTTATTTGGTGCGCTAGGTGTGGTGGGGTTATCTATTCAGCTGCACTTTTCAAGTTATGTAACGGGTACAAGCAGCGTATATCCGCTTATTTTAAGTAATGGTTTGGCGACCCTACTCTCTACGGCTATCGCTTTTGCTATGCATGGTATTTTCCCCGATGTAACCGCGCGTGCCGTGAGAGCGGTACCTGCAAAGGAAAAAGAGAGTATTCGCCATGAGGTATTACTGTGCGCAACGGTCGCTACGCTTTCGTTTGTGGTGTTTCAGGTGCTGGATTTGCAAGATTCAATATCGGCGCAAGCCTCATCGGTGTTAATTTTGTTTTCATTGTGCTGGAAAGCGGCAGGTATGGCAGGTTGGCAGCGTGCTATTGGCACACTCATTGGGTGTAATGCGGCGTTGTTAGCGCAAGTTTTACTTTATAACCACACCGACTTTTTACTTTTTCCGGTATTAATATTATGGACACTTTCGTTTGTGTTTAGCCGCTTTCATATTATAGGTGGCGGCGCACCGGGCATAGGGTTTGGCGTACTAACTACCTTTGGTATTTTGTTTGGCAACTCTCTTGGCCCAGGGCAAGATTTAGTTTACAGCGCGCTGTATCGCTTTAGCTCTGTAGCGGTGGCTATTGTGGCCAGTTTATCTGCGGTGTATGTGATGCACCATATATTAAACCGCTTTAGTGCCACCCGCCATCATACCTATGAGTAG
- a CDS encoding histone deacetylase has protein sequence MKIIYEPRFNYQLGLLKYLHPFDGEKFAKVITELDNLDIEIIYPQGPVSSVKINEYLNELMRKLVLSKTLILRALEVPKIPFVSFNFLDNKILLPMRLAVAGTLLGAEKALSSGDIMWNLSGGFHHASNVNMEGFCIYNDIGISYQQLCKNGQLSETDKVLIIDVDAHHGNGNAYSFKDNQNVHLLDVYNADIYPTSDFTRNRVNFPVPLKSGIEGHEYLDNLNQALKLVETDYALAFIIAGTDVLAVDKLGGFELTVEDVAKREKAILTYLKNLDIPTVVTGGGGYSKQSASAIAASIKACSEL, from the coding sequence ATGAAAATTATTTATGAGCCCCGCTTTAATTATCAATTAGGATTACTAAAATACTTACACCCATTTGATGGTGAAAAGTTTGCAAAAGTAATTACAGAACTTGATAACTTAGATATTGAAATAATCTACCCACAGGGGCCTGTTTCGTCAGTCAAGATCAATGAATATCTCAATGAATTAATGCGAAAATTGGTTTTAAGTAAAACGCTTATACTGAGGGCTTTGGAAGTTCCGAAAATTCCTTTCGTTAGTTTTAATTTTCTAGATAATAAAATTTTGCTACCTATGCGCTTAGCTGTTGCGGGAACTTTGCTAGGTGCTGAAAAAGCATTAAGCTCTGGCGATATTATGTGGAATTTATCAGGAGGCTTCCATCACGCTAGCAATGTTAATATGGAAGGCTTTTGTATTTATAATGATATTGGAATTAGTTATCAGCAATTATGTAAAAATGGCCAATTAAGTGAAACGGATAAAGTATTAATTATAGATGTTGATGCTCATCACGGTAACGGTAATGCATACTCTTTCAAGGATAACCAAAATGTACATTTACTAGATGTATACAACGCAGATATTTATCCAACCTCTGATTTTACGCGTAATAGAGTTAACTTCCCCGTTCCATTGAAAAGTGGCATTGAAGGCCATGAATACTTGGATAATTTAAATCAAGCGCTAAAGTTAGTAGAAACTGATTATGCTTTAGCATTTATTATTGCTGGAACTGATGTGTTAGCCGTTGATAAGTTAGGTGGTTTTGAGCTTACTGTTGAAGATGTTGCTAAGCGAGAGAAAGCCATACTTACATATTTGAAAAACCTAGATATACCTACTGTAGTTACTGGTGGCGGTGGATATTCAAAACAAAGTGCCTCAGCCATAGCTGCATCAATTAAGGCATGTTCAGAACTGTAA
- the arfB gene encoding alternative ribosome rescue aminoacyl-tRNA hydrolase ArfB, with protein sequence MLTISNTVTIDEWELELTAIRSQGAGGQNVNKVASAIHLRFDINRSKLPDFYKERLLKLNDSRITKEGVVVIKAQSFRTQELNREDALKRLKDLILSATKVNKARRATKPSRNSQRKRMDKKTKHGQTKALRGNIKF encoded by the coding sequence ATGTTAACTATTTCAAATACTGTCACTATAGATGAGTGGGAACTAGAGCTAACCGCTATTCGTTCGCAAGGTGCCGGTGGCCAAAACGTTAACAAAGTAGCCAGTGCTATTCATTTACGCTTTGATATTAACCGCTCAAAGTTACCTGACTTTTACAAAGAGCGACTATTAAAACTAAACGACTCGCGCATTACAAAAGAGGGCGTAGTGGTAATTAAAGCTCAAAGCTTTCGTACCCAAGAGCTTAACCGCGAGGATGCACTAAAGCGTTTAAAAGATTTAATTTTAAGCGCAACTAAAGTAAACAAAGCCCGCCGCGCAACTAAACCAAGCCGTAACTCGCAGCGCAAACGCATGGATAAAAAAACCAAACATGGGCAAACCAAAGCCCTACGCGGAAATATTAAGTTTTAA
- a CDS encoding short-chain dehydrogenase, which produces MKKIILSLSLLAMSFSSLAEDISEGQLQSYMKALPAVSNWASSQESLKGLDLASMLGGSAEQSVDEQSSMANTALSMIKEQDLYKSFASVTNRYGFSPEELVSVGSEVSMAYIENLKSGLSAENQETANKVMGGLQSLKSAKSSDASSLMGAFGKASSAAEESTESLVSENNLELVSEYMPQLQKLFALL; this is translated from the coding sequence ATGAAAAAAATAATTTTATCACTTAGCTTACTAGCAATGAGTTTTTCAAGCCTTGCAGAAGACATTAGCGAAGGCCAGTTACAAAGCTACATGAAAGCACTGCCTGCAGTGTCTAATTGGGCAAGCAGCCAAGAATCACTTAAAGGCCTAGATTTAGCAAGCATGCTAGGTGGCTCTGCCGAGCAAAGTGTTGATGAGCAAAGCTCAATGGCAAACACTGCACTTAGCATGATCAAAGAGCAAGACCTATACAAAAGCTTTGCAAGTGTGACAAACCGCTACGGTTTTTCGCCTGAAGAATTAGTATCTGTGGGTTCTGAAGTATCTATGGCTTACATCGAAAACTTAAAGTCGGGCCTTTCTGCTGAAAACCAAGAAACAGCAAATAAAGTAATGGGTGGCCTACAAAGCCTTAAAAGTGCTAAAAGCAGTGATGCTAGCTCACTAATGGGTGCGTTTGGTAAAGCCTCAAGCGCAGCAGAAGAATCTACTGAATCGCTAGTAAGCGAAAATAACCTTGAACTTGTGAGCGAGTACATGCCACAGCTTCAAAAGCTTTTTGCACTACTGTAA
- a CDS encoding SDR family oxidoreductase has translation MRKNILITGASSGLGKGMAKEFAKQGCNLALCARRFELLEQLKSELEQVNPNITISIKVLDVNDHEQVFSVFNAFKEELNGLDRVIINAGMGKGASVGTGYFNANKQTAQTNFVAALAQAEAAMEIFRAQNNGHLVTISSISAVRGFRRAMTVYAATKAAITSLSEGIRIDVMHTPIKVSCVHPGFIRSEINEKVKTVPFIVDTETGCKALVKAINKEKANSFVPTWPWAFLHWILRIAPLSTIRKMS, from the coding sequence ATGCGCAAAAATATACTAATAACAGGTGCAAGTTCAGGCTTAGGCAAAGGCATGGCAAAAGAGTTTGCAAAACAAGGCTGTAACCTTGCCTTATGTGCACGGCGCTTTGAGCTACTAGAGCAGCTAAAAAGCGAGCTTGAACAGGTAAACCCCAATATAACCATTAGCATAAAAGTGCTTGATGTAAACGATCACGAGCAAGTGTTTAGCGTATTTAACGCCTTTAAAGAAGAGCTAAACGGCCTTGATAGAGTAATTATAAATGCAGGTATGGGCAAAGGTGCGTCTGTTGGTACAGGTTATTTTAATGCCAACAAACAAACTGCACAAACCAACTTTGTAGCCGCACTTGCGCAAGCTGAGGCCGCAATGGAAATTTTTAGAGCGCAAAATAATGGCCACTTAGTGACTATTTCGTCTATTAGTGCGGTGCGAGGTTTTAGGCGTGCCATGACCGTTTATGCTGCTACAAAAGCGGCCATTACTTCATTAAGCGAAGGCATACGCATAGATGTAATGCACACACCTATAAAAGTAAGCTGTGTACACCCAGGTTTTATAAGAAGCGAAATAAACGAAAAAGTAAAAACCGTACCGTTTATTGTTGATACCGAAACCGGCTGCAAAGCACTGGTAAAAGCAATCAATAAAGAAAAAGCCAACAGCTTTGTGCCAACCTGGCCGTGGGCGTTTTTACATTGGATTTTGCGCATAGCACCGCTTAGTACAATTCGTAAAATGTCGTAA
- a CDS encoding histidine phosphatase family protein produces MCILYLVRHGQASFSADNYDTLSKKGQQQATLLGEYLIQKQLTPDVVFAGSMLRHNQTAELSLASANNAPVVINDARLNEYDHEHILAVYNPALATPSQVRAALNKQADPMEYFKTVFISAIKQWVLNPDSTQYSESFNAFTARVLGALEQIANENHGKKVLIYTSGGPISIITSHLMGLKLERFIDINWSLVNAGVTKVVARGKGVNLKLTISSLNEHHFLECHPQQKLITYT; encoded by the coding sequence ATGTGTATTTTATATTTAGTGCGCCACGGGCAGGCCAGCTTTTCTGCTGATAATTACGATACGCTCTCAAAAAAAGGGCAACAGCAAGCCACATTACTTGGTGAGTACTTAATACAAAAGCAGCTAACGCCCGATGTGGTATTTGCAGGGAGTATGCTGCGCCATAATCAAACCGCAGAGTTAAGTTTAGCAAGTGCTAATAATGCGCCTGTGGTAATAAACGATGCGCGTTTAAACGAGTACGATCATGAACATATTTTAGCGGTTTATAATCCAGCACTTGCCACCCCAAGCCAAGTGCGTGCTGCACTAAACAAACAAGCCGACCCTATGGAATATTTTAAAACGGTATTTATTAGCGCCATTAAGCAGTGGGTACTCAACCCCGACAGCACTCAATATAGCGAAAGCTTTAATGCATTTACTGCACGTGTATTGGGTGCCCTTGAGCAAATAGCCAATGAAAACCATGGTAAAAAAGTGCTTATTTATACCTCTGGCGGGCCTATTAGCATTATTACCAGCCATTTAATGGGACTAAAACTCGAGCGCTTTATTGATATTAATTGGAGCTTAGTCAATGCAGGCGTAACCAAAGTAGTGGCGCGCGGCAAAGGGGTAAATTTAAAATTAACGATAAGTAGTTTAAACGAGCATCACTTTTTAGAGTGCCACCCACAACAAAAATTAATTACATACACCTAA
- a CDS encoding phosphotransferase family protein has translation MNTQLLDQAKNVRQGEELDTQKVDAWLKQHIPQLTGEPSVTQYAGGASNWTYCLEYPNQSLILRRAPKGTKAKGAHDMGREFKLQQALKPVYSYVPNMEAFCADESILGTDFYVMEKLTGIIPRKNLPRGLTHTPERTKQLCENVLDCLVELHKVDFKQANLSHLGKGEGYTQRQISGWSERYTKAKTWNVPSGKKVIKWLENNMPSHERICITHNDFRFDNVVLDATDYTKVLGILDWELATLGDPLMDLGNTLAYWVEPGDDFLAQATRRQPTHLEGMLTRKEVVAYYCKKMDITVDDFTFYEVYGLFRLAGIVQQIYYRYHHGQTKNPAFKNFWVFVHYLLWRCNKAIKNQGKA, from the coding sequence ATGAACACACAATTATTAGATCAAGCCAAAAACGTACGCCAAGGCGAAGAGCTCGACACCCAAAAAGTAGATGCATGGCTTAAACAACACATACCGCAGTTAACTGGCGAGCCAAGCGTTACACAATACGCAGGGGGTGCCTCTAACTGGACATACTGCCTAGAGTATCCTAATCAATCCCTTATTTTGCGCCGTGCCCCAAAAGGCACAAAAGCCAAAGGCGCGCATGATATGGGTCGCGAGTTCAAATTACAACAAGCACTAAAACCGGTTTACAGCTATGTGCCAAACATGGAGGCGTTTTGCGCCGATGAAAGCATACTCGGCACCGACTTTTACGTTATGGAAAAGCTTACGGGGATTATTCCGCGTAAAAATTTACCGCGCGGATTAACGCACACTCCCGAGCGCACAAAACAGCTGTGCGAAAACGTACTCGACTGCCTAGTAGAGCTACACAAAGTAGATTTCAAACAGGCCAATTTAAGCCATTTAGGCAAAGGCGAAGGCTACACACAGCGCCAAATTAGTGGCTGGAGTGAACGCTACACTAAAGCTAAAACATGGAACGTACCAAGCGGCAAAAAAGTAATTAAATGGCTTGAAAACAACATGCCAAGCCATGAGCGCATTTGTATAACACATAACGACTTTAGGTTTGATAACGTTGTGCTTGATGCAACCGACTACACGAAAGTTCTGGGTATTTTAGACTGGGAGCTTGCCACCCTTGGCGACCCTTTGATGGATTTAGGCAATACATTGGCTTACTGGGTAGAACCCGGGGATGACTTTTTAGCCCAAGCCACGCGCCGCCAACCTACCCATTTAGAGGGCATGCTAACGCGCAAAGAAGTCGTGGCCTACTACTGTAAAAAAATGGATATAACCGTAGATGATTTTACCTTTTACGAAGTGTATGGGCTATTTAGGCTTGCAGGCATAGTGCAGCAAATTTATTACCGCTATCACCATGGGCAAACAAAAAACCCCGCGTTTAAAAACTTTTGGGTGTTTGTACATTACCTTTTATGGCGCTGTAATAAAGCCATTAAAAACCAAGGAAAAGCCTAA
- a CDS encoding SDR family oxidoreductase: MKTRLIITGGATGLGKALALSYASNLGANLQICIADINAERAAITISELQTLKADAFFYACDVTKQTDVKGLYDIIQTKWKGVDIVINNAGVATGGSLEGESLEQWQWIMDVNLLSMVRVCKTFYPQFKQQGSGYFINIASQAGLTPIPFMSSYNAVKAAVIGFSETLKLELAHDNIDVSVVCPSFFKTNLDESMRTSEPAMKTMLNRAFERSPINAEQVAGIIYKQSLKRPFLILTHKLGKQAFLMKKLLPIEWYIKNMLKKTRSMQRLKSK; this comes from the coding sequence ATGAAAACACGACTAATAATAACAGGTGGGGCCACAGGCCTGGGCAAAGCATTAGCGCTTAGTTACGCGAGTAATTTGGGCGCAAACTTACAAATTTGTATTGCCGATATAAACGCCGAACGTGCAGCCATAACCATTAGTGAGCTACAAACACTAAAAGCCGATGCCTTTTTTTACGCCTGCGATGTAACCAAACAAACAGATGTAAAGGGGCTTTACGATATTATACAAACCAAATGGAAAGGCGTTGATATTGTTATTAATAACGCCGGCGTTGCCACTGGCGGCTCGCTTGAGGGCGAATCGCTTGAGCAATGGCAGTGGATTATGGACGTTAATTTGCTCTCTATGGTGCGGGTGTGCAAAACGTTTTACCCGCAATTTAAGCAACAAGGCAGTGGCTACTTTATTAATATAGCCTCACAAGCAGGGCTGACCCCCATTCCGTTTATGAGCAGTTATAACGCAGTAAAGGCGGCGGTTATTGGCTTTAGCGAAACCCTAAAACTTGAACTCGCCCACGATAATATAGATGTAAGTGTTGTGTGCCCCAGCTTTTTTAAAACCAATCTTGATGAATCAATGCGCACCAGCGAACCGGCTATGAAAACTATGCTTAACCGCGCCTTTGAGCGCTCACCCATTAATGCCGAGCAAGTTGCAGGTATTATTTATAAGCAGTCACTTAAACGCCCATTTTTAATATTGACCCATAAATTAGGTAAACAGGCCTTTTTAATGAAAAAACTACTCCCCATTGAGTGGTACATTAAAAACATGCTGAAAAAAACACGCTCTATGCAACGTTTAAAATCAAAATAA
- a CDS encoding acyl-CoA dehydrogenase family protein: MNFEPSQKSQDYLKRVTAFMDEHVLPIEQAVVAHNHTKNNSNDWTTWQLSEHIEPLKAKAKAAGLWNLFLPDTELAQGLTCLEYAPIAEQMGKCLFASEIFNCNAPDTGNMEVLYHFANDEQKQQWLTPLLNGEIRSVFAMTEPDVASSDATNMQATIDTDGDELILNGKKWWTTGLGHPNAQVAIFMGLSNPENDKHSQHSMVLVPLNTPGVKIKRMLSACGDFDAPYGHGEMEFNNVRVPKQNLILGLGKGFAIAQGRLGPGRIHHCMRAIGAAERCLELMIKRGLSRSAFGKPLLKLGGNLERVAQARMAIDQARLLTLHAAWKIDTQGVKHAMTEISSIKVVVPNMLQMVSDMAIQVFGGAGVSSDFPIASFNAMGRILRLADGPDEVHMGMVSRLELNKYR; encoded by the coding sequence ATGAATTTTGAACCAAGTCAAAAAAGCCAAGACTACCTAAAGCGTGTTACCGCCTTTATGGATGAACACGTATTGCCAATTGAGCAAGCGGTAGTTGCGCATAACCATACTAAAAATAATTCAAACGATTGGACTACTTGGCAGCTAAGTGAGCACATAGAGCCATTAAAAGCGAAAGCAAAAGCAGCAGGCCTGTGGAATTTATTTTTACCCGATACAGAACTAGCACAGGGTTTAACCTGCCTAGAATACGCCCCTATTGCAGAGCAAATGGGTAAATGTTTATTTGCCTCAGAAATATTTAACTGTAACGCCCCCGACACCGGCAATATGGAAGTACTTTATCACTTTGCAAATGATGAGCAAAAACAACAGTGGTTAACGCCTTTATTAAATGGCGAAATACGCTCTGTATTTGCCATGACCGAGCCCGATGTCGCCTCGTCAGACGCAACAAACATGCAAGCAACTATTGATACTGATGGCGACGAGCTGATTTTAAATGGCAAAAAATGGTGGACCACCGGCCTTGGCCACCCTAATGCGCAAGTGGCTATTTTTATGGGCCTTTCTAACCCCGAAAACGATAAACACAGCCAGCACTCCATGGTACTTGTGCCATTAAACACGCCAGGTGTAAAAATTAAACGTATGCTAAGTGCCTGTGGCGATTTTGATGCGCCATATGGCCACGGCGAAATGGAATTTAATAACGTACGCGTACCAAAACAAAACCTTATTTTAGGGTTAGGCAAAGGTTTTGCCATTGCACAAGGGCGCTTAGGGCCTGGGCGAATTCATCATTGTATGCGCGCAATTGGCGCAGCAGAGCGCTGTTTAGAGCTCATGATTAAACGCGGGCTGTCGCGCAGCGCTTTTGGTAAACCGTTACTTAAATTAGGCGGCAATTTAGAGCGCGTTGCGCAAGCGCGTATGGCAATAGATCAAGCCCGTTTATTAACACTGCACGCCGCATGGAAAATAGACACTCAAGGCGTTAAACACGCCATGACCGAAATATCGAGTATAAAAGTTGTAGTGCCCAATATGCTGCAAATGGTGTCTGATATGGCCATACAAGTATTTGGAGGCGCTGGGGTGTCGAGCGACTTTCCTATTGCCTCGTTTAATGCAATGGGGCGTATTTTACGCCTTGCCGATGGCCCAGACGAAGTACATATGGGCATGGTTTCACGCCTCGAACTTAACAAATACCGCTAA